AAAATACATTAATTCTGAAGAGGAAGCCTTACCTTTAAGGTGTAAGGAATCCAACATGGAACCGACCATAAGCAAAGCTGAAAAAGAATTTAATTTGATTAAAAACACCTTATGCTCAACTGGAAAGATATAATGCATTTCGCGGTAAGCGGAAACCCGGTCCCCTCGAAAAGAGTAGAAAAAACTGAAGCGGAATGGAAAGAAATCCTAACCCCTGATCAATTCAGGATCACCCGGAAAAAAGGCACAGAGGCTCCACATTCGGGAGAACTCTGCAGTATTCACGAAGCAGGTAAATACGCTTGTGTCTGCTGCGGCACTCCGCTGTTCGATTCAACAATCAAATTTGAGTCGGGAACAGGATGGCCAAGTTTTACGCAACCCATTGAGGAAAATGCTATCAAGTATGAAAAGGACAGTTCCTATGGAATGGTAAGAGTAGAGGTGATGTGCAACACCTGTGACGCCCATTTGGGACATGTTTTCCCTGACGGTCCTCAGCCAAGCGGTCTGCGATATTGTATCAATTCTGAATCCATGAAACTTCTAAAAAAGGCAGATGTCGGAGAGTAAATCTAGTTTGGAAATGGCCACCGTGGGCGGGGGTTGTTTCTGGTGTACTGAAGCCATTTTTCAGGAAGTAAAAGGAATTCACAAGGTAGTATCCGGCTATACCGGGGGAAATGCTCCGGGAAGACCTACTTACAGAGAGGTGTGCTCCGGACTCACAGGGCATGCCGAAGTGGTTCAGCTTACCTATGATCCCGCGATCATATCTTACCGCGATGTTCTGTTGATCTTTATGACCACTCATGACCCTACCACCCCTAATCGGCAGGGAGCTGATGTAGGAACACAGTACCGTTCTGTGATTTACCATCAAAACAAAGTACAGCAGCAAATAGCAGAAGAAGTATTCTCAGAGCTCAAAGATGCGTTTGATGCTCCTATTATAACCGAACTCAGTCCTCTTGGCACTTTTTACGAGGCAGAGGATTACCATCAGGATTATTACAGGAACAATCAAAAACAAGGGTATTGCAGCTATGTCATCACCCCTAAACTCAACAAGCTGAGAAAATTACACGCCGATAAATTAAGCGGAGTTTGAAAAAGAAATAATCCAATAAAAAAGGCCCTTATAGAAGGGCCTTTTTTATTATCGATTTTGGTTTCTATCCCTTTACATGGGCTAGTTTTTCATTTTTTATATTGCTGATCTTAAGATCCCGCAGGACATTTACGGCCTCCTCGATATACACATCCTTCGCCAAATTAACGTGCCAACGCTCTCTTTTCTCTCTCAGCAGTGAATCCTTGGTAAAAAGTTCCTGTTCGTATTTAACCGATTCAAAGGTGAGTTTGGAATCGTACTCGGACAATTTTTTAAAGTATTCAGATTTAGCTCTGCTTTCTTTGTCTCTCGACTTGTAGAGGTCGTAATTTAAAGGTACAGACATTTCATCCTGTTGTTCTTTTAACCATTTAGCATTCTCCTCAATAAGCTTTATCTGTGCATTTGAAGCAATTCGCTTATTGCTGTTTTCAATGGTCTTCTCAAAGTCGATATAACCATCCCATACCTTGTAATTCGCCGGGTTAATTTTATCCCAGTTCATGGCGTTCGCCTGTCCCTTCTCGCCAAGTACAATATACCTGTAGCGGTCCGGAATCACCACGTCACTTTTAACGCCCTCTAGCTGGTTAGATTCTCCATTAATACGGTAAAACTTTTGAATAGTAACTTTTATAGCTCCAAGATCACCGTATTCATTTACGTGAACCACATTCTCCAGGGGATACATGGTTTGAACAGTCCCTTTACCGAAAGTTTGATTACTCCCTATGATAATAGCTCTTTTGTAATCCTGCATCGCAGCGGCTAATATTTCAGAAGCCGAAGCGGAGAATTCATTTACAAGGATTACAAGCGGACCGTCCCATTGGACTCTCTCGTCCTTGTCTTCATAGACCATTTTATCGTTGTCCGAAGCCCGTACCTGAACTACAGGTCCGTCTTTAATAAACAGTCCGGCCATATCAATGGCAGTTCTCAGTGAACCACCTCCATTATCCCGAAGGTCC
This DNA window, taken from Muriicola soli, encodes the following:
- the msrB gene encoding peptide-methionine (R)-S-oxide reductase MsrB: MLNWKDIMHFAVSGNPVPSKRVEKTEAEWKEILTPDQFRITRKKGTEAPHSGELCSIHEAGKYACVCCGTPLFDSTIKFESGTGWPSFTQPIEENAIKYEKDSSYGMVRVEVMCNTCDAHLGHVFPDGPQPSGLRYCINSESMKLLKKADVGE
- the msrA gene encoding peptide-methionine (S)-S-oxide reductase MsrA, with translation MSESKSSLEMATVGGGCFWCTEAIFQEVKGIHKVVSGYTGGNAPGRPTYREVCSGLTGHAEVVQLTYDPAIISYRDVLLIFMTTHDPTTPNRQGADVGTQYRSVIYHQNKVQQQIAEEVFSELKDAFDAPIITELSPLGTFYEAEDYHQDYYRNNQKQGYCSYVITPKLNKLRKLHADKLSGV